A part of Paramisgurnus dabryanus chromosome 15, PD_genome_1.1, whole genome shotgun sequence genomic DNA contains:
- the pfkla gene encoding ATP-dependent 6-phosphofructokinase, liver type yields MSSARLEKLKMTGTGKAMALLTSGGDAQGMNAAVRAVTRMGIYVGAKVYLVYEGYQGLVDGGDNIKQANWQSVTNIIQLGGTVIGSARCKAFTTREGRLAGAFNLVKRGISNLCVCGGDGSLTGANIFRSEWRGLLEELVKKGRITQETAERHDHLNIVGLVGSIDNDFCGTDMTIGADSALNRIIEIVDAITTTATSHQRTFVLEVMGRHCGYLALVSALASGADWLFIPEAPPEDGWEERMCARLGESRSKGSRLNIVIIAEGAINKSGEPITSNYVKDLVVERLGYDTRVTVLGHVQRGGTPSAFDRVLSSNLGVEAVVALLEADPNTPACVIGLSGNQAVRLPLIEAVEMTKEVQRAMNDKRFEEAIQLRGRSFENNWNIYKLLAYQKPAQTKSGYSMAILNVGAPAAGMNAAVRSAVRVGLATGHRVFIVNDGFEGLANGAIEKVLWHQVAGWTGQGGSLLGTKRTLPNSCMDKLVENLKNYNIRSLLIIGGFEAYEGVLQLVEARGRYDELCIPMCIIPATISNNVPGTDFSIGADTAVNAAMGSCDKIKQSASGTKRRVFVVETMGGYCGYLATYTGIAVGADAAYIFEDQFNIHDLKTNVEHLTEKMKKDIQRGLVLRNEKCHEQYTTDFIHRLYSAEGKGVFDCRVNVLGHLQQGGVPTPFDRNYGTKLGVRSVQWLTEKMTKAYRQGRVFCNAPDSACVVGLYRKVLTFSPVTELKDQTDFEHRMPKVQWWINLRLMLKMLAKYQTSFNEYVAGEMNHVTRRSLSIDTGF; encoded by the exons ATGAGTTCGGCGCGTTTGGAGAAACTGAAAATGACGGGCACGGGCAAAGCCATGGCACTGCTCACCAGCGGAGGAGACGCGCAAG GTATGAATGCAGCGGTCCGTGCCGTGACCCGGATGGGCATTTATGTCGGAGCAAAGGTCTATCTGGTTTATGAG GGTTATCAAGGGCTTGTGGATGGAGGTGATAACATTAAACAGGCCAACTGGCAAAGCGTCACGAATATAATTCAACTG GGTGGGACGGTGATCGGCAGCGCTCGCTGTAAAGCCTTCACCACACGCGAGGGACGTTTAGCTGGGGCCTTTAACCTGGTAAAGCGAGGCATCTcaaacctgtgtgtttgtggagGGGACGGCAGCCTGACGGGAGCAAACATCTTCCGCTCCGAGTGGAGAGGACTTCTGGAAGAGCTTGTGAAGAAAG GCCGCATCACTCAAGAAACTGCTGAACGTCACGATCATCTGAACATCGTGGGTCTGGTGGGCTCTATTGATAATGATTTCTGTGGGACGGACATGACCATCGGTGCTGACTCCGCCCTTAATCGCATCATTGAGATTGTTGACGCCATCACTACCACGGCAACGAG CCACCAGCGCACATTTGTGCTCGAGGTTATGGGACGCCACTGTGG ATATCTGGCTTTGGTTTCAGCCCTGGCGTCTGGAGCTGATTGGCTGTTTATTCCAGAAGCTCCTCCTGAAGACGGATGGGAGGAGCGCATGTGTGCTCGACTGGGAGAG AGTCGCAGTAAAGGATCCAGACTCAACATCGTCATCATTGCTGAAGGAGCCATCAACAAAAGCGGTGAACCCATCACATCCAACTACGTCAAAGAT TTGGTTGTGGAGCGGTTGGGTTATGACACACGAGTGACGGTTCTGGGTCACGTTCAGAGAGGTGGAACCCCTTCAGCCTTTGACAGGGTTCTG AGCAGTAACTTGGGTGTCGAGGCTGTGGTGGCCCTGTTGGAGGCGGATCCTAACACACCCGCCTGTGTGATCGGTCTGTCGGGTAACCAGGCTGTACGGTTGCCGCTTATTGAGGCAGTGGAGATG ACTAAAGAGGTGCAGAGAGCCATGAATGACAAGCGTTTTGAAGAAGCGATACAGCTGCGAGGAAG GAGCTTTGAGAACAACTGGAACATTTATAAACTGCTGGCCTATCAGAAGCCTGCTCAGACCAAG AGCGGATACTCCATGGCCATTCTGAATGTGGGCGCACCTGCGGCGGGGATGAACGCAGCCGTGCGCTCCGCTGTCAGGGTCGGCTTGGCCACAGGACATCGGGTTTTTATTGTTAATGATGGATTTGAGGGTCTGGCTAACGGAGCG ATAGAGAAAGTGTTATGGCATCAGGTGGCTGGTTGGACTGGGCAGGGTGGATCTCTACTGGGAACCAAACG AACACTTCCAAACAGCTGTATGGATAAACTTGTGGAAAACCTCAAAAACTATAATATCCGGTCCCTGCTGATCATTGGTGGTTTCGAG GCATACGAGGGAGTATTACAGCTGGTTGAAGCCAGAGGTCGATATGATGAATTATGTATTCCTATGTGCATCATCCCTGCCACCATCAGCAATAACGTACCCGGCACTGACTTCAGTATCGGTGCAGATACCGCGGTAAATGCCGCCATGGGG AGCTGTGATAAGATCAAGCAGTCGGCCTCAGGGACCAAGAGAAGAGTCTTTGTGGTGGAGACAATGGGGGGTTACTGTGGTTACCTGGCAACCTACACTGGCATCGCTGTTGGTGCAGATGCGGCTTATATTTTTGAGGATCAATTTAACATCCATGACCTAAAG acCAATGTGGAGCATTTGACCGAGAAGATGAAGAAAGACATTCAGAGAGGTCTGGTGTTGAG GAATGAGAAGTGTCATGAGCAGTACACCACAGATTTCATTCACAGGCTTTACTCCGCTGAGGGCAAAGGTGTTTTTGACTGTAGGGTTAATGTTCTGGGACACCTGCAACAG GGTGGAGTACCAACACCTTTTGACAGGAATTATGGCACTAAACTGGGAGTGAGATCCGTTCAATGGTTAACAGAGAAGATGACCAAAGCTTATAGACAAG GTCGTGTGTTTTGTAATGCTCCAGACAGCGCCTGTGTGGTCGGACTTTACAGGAAAGTTTTGACTTTCAGTCCTGTGACTGAACTGAAAGATCAGACGGATTTTGA ACACAGAATGCCAAAGGTCCAGTGGTGGATAAATCTACGACTGATGCTGAAGATGTTGGCAAAATATCAGACATCCTTCAATGAGTATGTGGCCGGAGAGATGAATCACGTGACACGTCGCTCTCTCAGTATAGATACTGGCTTTTAA
- the LOC135733608 gene encoding uncharacterized protein — MEEQTINQLDNLLLQLGIETQELAQRKDDIKHQIQILESSIQEKKDYINTTQKTIKKLDEEINQKQDTVKFIKENMKNLQQTGNLMLQYEKTLESELEKRQDSYNQDMKIFQERMESYRDVFQQYKDRYCLNPEAQKLLQIQAENEKIEKRIRETESQIVEKERELTAALGVNDPIVSIADGADSNHSNSKCPESETLQADNNESLGKLDCHQDPEMQRPAEEADDRGMIVEEFSEEKDQEDMSESDTEMFNYASWPKSDNVGDQINQEGDQKQSEKGNEQEENMKSSCVETLAENDEDDVGKSKVGDLEETASEGVICPPPSPARMKAVLTTPTFSLNNSPYCSPEQPDISESKSPAFVFSAISAPNTPRLGCDFGMGSTEEASPFIFTSSYFSDKVCSPGSGPKFSGFLFDEGESRQEEFSFSFSSDNPQQSSSTQPTTGPDDSFPFTFSFGKL; from the exons ATGGAGGAGCAGACCATAAACCAACTTGACAACCTGCTGCTTCAGTTAG GTATAGAGACGCAAGAACTTGCTCAGAGGAAGGATGACATCAAACACCAAATACAAA TTTTGGAGTCCAGCATTCAGGAGAAGAAAGATTATATTAACACAACCCAGAAGACCATCAAAAAACTCGATGAAGAAATTAATCAGAAACAGGACACTGTGAAGTTCAtcaaagaaaacatgaaaaa TCTCCAGCAAACAGGAAATCTCATGCTTCAGTATGAAAAGACACTGGAATCTGAGCTGGAAAAAAGACAGGACAGCTATAATCAAGACAT GAAAATATTCCAGGAGAGAATGGAGAGCTACAGGGATGTGTTTCAGCAGTATAAGGACAGATACTGTCTAAACCCAGAGGCTCAGAAACTACTTCAGATTCAAGCAGAGAATGAAAAGATCGAGAAGAGAATCAGAGAAACTGAGAGCCAAAtagtggagaaagagagagagctgACAGCTGCACTCG GTGTGAATGACCCTATTGTCTCTATTGCTGATGGTGCTGACAG TAACCACAGCAATAGTAAGTGTCCAGAATCTGAAACCTTACAAGCTGACAATAATGAGTCATTGGGGAAACTGGATTGTCACCAAGACCCTGAAATGCAG AGGCCTGCAGAAGAAGCAGATGATCGTGGAATGATTGTCGAagaattttctgaagagaaagaTCAAGAAGACATGAGTGAATCCGACACTGAGATGTTTAACTACGCCTCATGGCCAAAGTCAGACAACGTAGGAG atCAAATCAATCAAGAAGGCGATCAGAAACAATCAGAGAAGGGAAATGAGCAG GAGGAGAATATGAAGAGTTCATGTGTGGAGACATTAGCAGAGAATGATGAAGATGATGTAGGGAAGAGTAAAGTGGGCGATCTGGAGGAAACAGCTAGTGAGGGAGTCATCTGTCCACCACCTTCACCAGCCAGAATGAAAGCTGTGCTGACAACCCCAACCTTCTCCTTAAA TAACAGTCCCTACTGCTCACCTGAACAACCCGACATCTCCGAATCCAAATCACCTGCTTTTGTTTTCTCTGCGATTTCTGCTCCGAACACTCCAAGACTGGGCTGTGATTTTGGCATGGGCTCAACAGAAGAG GCCTCACCATTTATATTTACAAGCTCCTACTTCAGCGACAAGGTATGT TCACCAGGATCTGGACCAAAGTTCTCAG gttTCTTGTTCGATGAAGGCGAGAGTCGACAGGAagagttttcattttcattcagCAGTGATAACCCACAGCAGAGCTCCTCAACACAGCCGACTACAGGACCTGATGATTCATTTCCATTCACATTCAGCTTTGGAAAATTATAA
- the tmem169b gene encoding transmembrane protein 169 has protein sequence MEQVDQLRPESPQLESERSQGHGNEGNCGTGTRRKRRKREPRPESIIVYRCDPESAGGEERDGDMEGAERSTEEGDTFLNNPSCEGWNLPPDSRYVTLTGTITRGKKKGQMVDIHMTLTEKELQEMASSKERLDAECEDREGSRCRCVFGISQGPHVVLWSLSCAPVVFVLSFITSFYYGTLTWYNIFLVYNEERTFCHKVTICPFLIIFYPVLIVAVSLSLGLYSAVAQVSWAFSEWWLSVRDLEKGFCGWACGKLGLEDCSPYSIVELLDSDTISGTLQRKNLQTSSV, from the exons atggagcaggTGGATCAGCTCAGACCAGAGAGCCCTCAGTTAGAGTCTGAAAGATCTCAGGGACACGGCAATGAAGGAAACTGTGGCACCGGCACAAGAAGAAAGAGGAGAAAGCGTGAACCACGGCCAGAGTCCATCATCGTCTACCGCTGTGATCCAGAGAGTGCAGGTGGAGAAGAGCGTGATGGAGATATGGAGGGTGCTGAGAGGTCAACTGAAGAAGGAGATACATTTCTGAACAACCCAAGCTGTGAAG GTTGGAATCTACCTCCAGATAGCCGCTACGTGACACTGACAGGGACGATCACACGAGGAAAAAAGAAAGGTCAGATGGTAGACATTCACATGACGCTGACGGAGAAAGAGCTGCAGGAGATGGCGAGTTCGAAAGAGCGTCTGGATGCTGAATGTGAGGACAGAGAGGGATCAAGATGCCGGTGTGTTTTTGGGATTTCTCAAGGTCCCCACGTTGTCCTTTGGAGTCTGTCGTGTGCTCCGGTAGTTTTCGTCCTGTCCTTCATCACCTCTTTCTACTATGGAACTCTCACTTGGTATAACATTTTTCTAGTGTACAATGAGGAACGGACATTCTGCCACAAAGTCACCATTTGCCCCTTCCTCATCATCTTCTACCCCGTGCTCATCGTGGCAGTGTCGCTGTCTCTGGGTCTGTACTCGGCCGTAGCGCAGGTGTCCTGGGCGTTTAGCGAGTGGTGGCTTTCGGTCAGGGACCTGGAGAAGGGTTTCTGCGGTTGGGCTTGTGGGAAGCTCGGATTAGAGGACTGCTCACCGTACAGTATCGTAGAGCTGCTAGATTCGGACACCATCTCTGGGACATTGCAAAGAAAAAATCTACAAACGTCATCGGTGTGA